Part of the Nicotiana sylvestris chromosome 5, ASM39365v2, whole genome shotgun sequence genome is shown below.
tcccggagttccgaccctggggttgtGCGGGTGTTGAATTGATGATGTTAAGTCTCAGAGTATCTCGGGACGCGTTTGGTGGAGAGGCTCTTGTTGAGAGTATACTGTGATTTCCTTTTCGGAGAATGAGATGTTTGGAGATATTCTCTGATCCATTGGCGCAATACATGTATTGTTATGTTGAGTCGTTCTATATTAGGTCGAGTTTGGTTGCTTTGacgattttcatgttgccttgCCTTACTCTGAAAAGGAGTCTCTCTCGTTTTTCATGGATAAAAAGGTGTTTTTCTTTGATTGCCCGATACAATAATACATGCTTCCGTTGGCGGGGGTCTGACTACATCGACCGTTCAGTCCGATACATTGTCTCCCTATAGGAACCTTGCTTGTTGTTTCCACAACCCCCTCGAATCGGGTAGCTTCTTGGGGGAATGCCCCTCGACGTTTGAAAGTTGGTCGTAAGGGTGGCCTCGAGCAATTTTGTGGAATTCCCCCTTAGGCAGTTCGCAGACATTGCCTTATTAAAAACTttgccggtaaaaacccttctttttgggataaaaactcggccgaaggaaaagagtgaaaCGGGCGCGCATTCGGGATCTTGAGGTCTCCTGATAGCTTTAGCGTTCCGGTATCCCCGGCTGAGTGCCTGGATGAGGGTTAGTTTCTAatctaaaataaaacaaaagaaatggcTGCACCTTGAAACGAGATATGCTGGTGGCGCCTTGAGATTTGGCTTATTATGACTGCCCGGGGATGGATACGCGACGTGGATTTCTGCTTTGTTTTGTCAAACCCGACCGGGGTCGAGACCCGATTCACCCGTTGGCTTATTCGTGAGCGGAGGTATGAGCGCTGGTACCATGTCATGTATTGCAAACATTTTCCTCACCGTGTGTTGTTCCCTGTAGATGGTTTTgatcccatcctttgtcgggaattttatcatctggagggtggatggtactgctctcatgcaatgTATCCACGGCCGCCCAaacaaggcgttatacctcatatctccctcgatgacatggaatttggtgtcttgggctGTGCCGACCACGGTAATCAaaaggatgatttctcctttcgttgtttcctCGCCATGTTGAACCCATTAAGGACCCGAGTGGTGGGCATGATTCTTTCAAGCAATCCGAGCTATTCTATcacccttgacctgataatattggccgagctacctggatccacgagtacacgtttatctgaaaagaatttacaagaaaggagattaccagggcatcattgtggggttgagacagAGCCTTGGTAtcttcttcgctgaatgtgagggcatcttcggggatatatccccgagccCTTTTGTCCCTAGTGATGGATATTCTTGTTCTTCTCATCACGAGTTCCTGCGGGGGATCGGCaccccccatgatcatgtggatgacgtgttgcggCTCGTTTTCCTTATTCTTCTTGATTGCCTCCCTatctcggaactgatttttggcccggtcgctaaggaattcccgaaggtgccaTTTGTTGAGTTACCGAGCCACTTCTTCTCGTAGttgatggcaatcctcggtcaTGTGACCATGCGTTTTGTGgaactcgcacactaagttgtaatttctctGTGAAGGGTCCGACTATATcggtttgggccacttggcgtctctgattttgccgatagcgaacacgatgtctgatatgtagacgctgaagttgtattccgataagtggGGCACGTTTGTCAGTACTATGTTTCGATCGAACCTGGTTCTGTGGATGAGCTCCCGAGGATCCTGGCCTCGATCTATCCTCCGATCGTTGGGGGCGGGTTGCGCCTTGgggcgttccttctgtcttcaaggtacggttggtacctttctttgctTGGCTTTGACTCTTTTGCCAGGAGTCTGTTTGGGTACACAAAGCCCGAAGGAGCTCCCAGCTGAtcatcctcggccctgatctttgactggtatcggttatGGATGTCTGACCAGGTCATGGCGGGATATTCGATCAGGTTCTGCTTCAGCCGCTTcaaagccaccgagcttcatttgttcaggccttgggtgaaggcctgtacAACCCAGTCAACGGAGACTGGTGGCAtctccatccgttccatctggaagtgggatacgaattctcgcagcatctcattctctctctgcttgattttgaacaCGTCGGATTTCCTTTTCGCTGCCTTGATGGCTCCGGCATGTGCTTTTACGAAgaagtctgctagcatggcgaacgaatctatggagttgggagccaagttgtgataccacatcatggccccctttgaaagtgtttctccgaattttttcagCAATACGGACTCAATCTCATCATTctttatgtcgttgccttttactgtgCAGGCGTAGATAGTGACGTGTTCGTTAGGGTCGGAGGTgccattgtacttagggagttccaaCATTCTGAACTTTTTGGGATGGGCTTCGGGGTCGTTTCTCGGGGAACGGCCTCTGAActaacttctttgaatccaaccCCTTGAGGATCGGGGGCGCACCTGGGAACTGATCGACcttagagttgtaggtctcgacctttttatcgttggctgcaatcattctctcacctgattcgatcctcctggtgaggtcctcgagcatctttattatGACGGGTCAGCCaatgacccgttgttgcttgaccttTCGAGTACTCGCCCGGGAGGGAGCTGTCTCCGGTGCCACTATGCTGGGGGTTCtcgggtggctttgcaactgagtaATGGCTAGTTGctatgcctgcaacatttcaaaaataacatgaagactaacttcatgttcttcccgggtcggggttttttgagcttcctgttgGTCGTCGTGTCGTATGCTCCTGTTGGTGTGAGAAGTTTTGtcgacttgttgtgcgtcctgtgaatcTGCGTCCTCTAGGATCAGTCTGGGCGTGATATCAGGATTCTATGGAGCTGCTCCAGCAGCCAGGatagccacgccattttccccatggttttcgaggttgtcgttttcaactccgtttaccgagccagacattttgacctaaaatcaaaggatcttggacaagaaaaagtgtgaaagataatatgTATTTATACAATGAAACcaccaagaaaataatcactattatttttagcaccatggtgggcgccaaactgtttatcgtaaaaatggtaacaacaattaaatttgtaaatacgATTCTAAAAACACATAAtatattcccgagctagttgttacgGCAGTTGATGCTAACAATATGGAGTTCGAAGATGAAATGCACGTTAaaatggggcagtaatcaaaccaaaggggcaTGTTGCCCGGATGCGAAACCGGTCGATGGGGACCTCAGGGTCGTGATTCGAGTCGAGCTCGAGCTGTCAGGGGCAATCGAGGATAGGATAACAGTCAAAGATACAATTAGATAAGGCTATTTTCGGCCAATATTAAGTTATATCCCGAAGAACAAGTAAAAAGGCAATGGATATGAAGACGGTTTCGGGCCAGTACCAAGTGATAAACAAagaacaaacaagtaagtaaTTGAAGATAAATGGCTTCGAGCCAATGGGGACAAGTAaattagaaagaaaaagagagagaagatattatagCACTTGAGTAGGATAATTGGATCCCTTCCTTCAAGGCGTTAGTGACCCTCCTTTTATAGAAAGGGGAAGCTCAAACTTATTACAAAATACGTTGTGTGATGAAAGAGAATGGGATGGGATAGCTGGTTAGCTTTATGTCGTATGTGAGCTGACGTCGAGCCGCTCGAATAGACTTGATCGACCTTGGGCGCATTCCTCAGGAGATTTATGCATTTGTCGGGGCCTCGGCCGATATTATCCTTGGCAAAGCATCGACAAACCTTGAGGGAAGCGATTGACTCGAGAAATCGTGCCTCCGGGATCACCCTTCGGAGTATTATGTCAAGGGGAAATTGGCCCCCCAGATTTCACCGCACACAATgtttgacaccaatgtatagatactcgtagccatacctatacgtcgtacactacactagcacatagaaAATAAGGCAAAACATATattccctcaaactaaggttagaccaaacacttaccttgaactTTCACgacaaactcaagcctcaaacaccgctttcccTTTAGAATTTtcctccaatttacttgtatctaaccCAAAAGTAATATAACAACATCACTAATTGGTAAAGAATTCGActtcaatgcttaattataggttttctatcattttttccaaaaagtcaaaaatcgaccccgggcccgcttggtcaaaactcgaggttcggaccaaaacgcgatcacccattcacccacgagcccgaatatgcaattagtttcaaaatccgaccccaaaacgaggtctaaattccaattattcaaaaagctctaactctacccacattcccaatttctaccataaaacccCTTATTTTTTgatgaagattgatgaaatgcaaagggaaattgaaagaaaaaggtttagaatcatacaACAATACTTTGGGGATGAACTTGCCTTTTGAAAATtgcctcaatgctctctagttttgaaaatataatgTTGTGGGCTAATTTTCTATTCTGCTACTGTTTTAAGTGCTGGACGatagtgttcatcgcgttcgcatgagcactgtcgcgttcgcgaagagctgcCAACTGGGGACTTACGCGATCACGGGAAAAGCTACGTGTTCGCGAAGGCTTAGCCCAGCCCTGCCTTCACATTCGCGATAATGGGGTCGCGTTCGCGGTTGACCGGTCGCGTTCGTGGTTGACcggtcgcattcgcgtagagcagTCCCCCCCCAATGCTCCACGTTCGCGACCttggtctcgcgttcgcgtagggtaaaatCCTCCCCAGCCCAGTttccctttcgcgatcgcgagagtGATTACACGATCGCGAAGCATGGTGCATCAGACAATAGAAGCAGCAATCATACCAGATTTTCCTAAGTCAAAAATACCCCgaagcctatctgaaactcatccgagccctcggggctccaaaccaagcatgcatactaacctaaaaatatcatacggacttattcgtgcggtcaaatcgccaaaataacatctagaactacaagtttagcatcaaaattaaagaaaaatctcaagaactcttaagttcaaattttcacaaccgagggtccgattcacgtcatatgaattctgtttcataccaaattttacaagcactacttaaataccatataagacctgtaccgggctccgaaaccaaaattcgggcccgataccatcaaactcaaacatctttaaattttcaaaaactcttataatttcagttaaacaattttcttcaaaattcatttctcgggcttgggtcctcggaattcaattcttggcatacacccaagtcctatatttttctacggaccctccgggaccgtcaaatcaaggatccgggtccgtttacctaaaatgttgactgaagtcaacttaaattcaattttaaaggcaacattagcattttcctcaaattttcacataaaagctttccagatttacgcccggactgcgcacacaaatcgaggtgagataaaaggaggttgTTAAGGCTTCAAAACAACAAATTGACttttaaatcaagtgatgaccttttgggtcatcacatcctccacttCTAAAACAACTGTCGTCCTCGGACGGACATataaaagaagtacctgagtgaGGGACAAGATGGGGATAtcagctccgcatatcagactcggactcccaggtagctgcctcagcaggctgacctctccactgaacacgaacaaaagaataactcttcgatctcaactgacgaacctgccggtccagAATAGCCAtcgactcctcctcataggtcaaatccttgtccaattggatagtactgaagtctaacacataggatggatcgccgtgatacttccgaagcatggacacatgaaatactgggtgCACAGCTAATAAAATCGACGGCAATGCAAgtatgtaagccacctctcccactcgatcaagaatctcaaaaggcccaatgaacctaggtcttaacttgcccttcttcccaaatctcatcacgccttttATGGGTGacagcaacactcgctctccgaccatgaatgccacatcacgaaccttatggtcagcataactcttctgcctagactgagctgtacgaagtctatcctgaaagatcttaaccttatccaaggcatcctggacTAAgtatgtacccaacaaccgagcctctctcggctcaaaccatccaaccgacgaccgacactgcctaccatataatgccttatagggagacatctgaatgctcgattggtagttgttgttgtaggcaaactctgctaatggaagaactaatcccaagaacctccaaagtcaataacacatgctcggagcatatcctccaaaatctgaaaagtatgctcgaactgtccgtccgtctgaggatgaaatgttgtgctctactcgacccgcgtacccaactcacaatgtactgccctccagaaatacgaggtaaactatgtaccccgatcagaaatgatagacacaggcacaccatgaagacgaacaatctcccggatataaatctctgctaatcgctcagaagaataggaaaccaccacaggaatgaaatgctcTAACTTGGTCAGcttatccacaataacccacactgcatcgaacttcctctaagtttgtgggagtccaacaacaaaatccatattgatacgctcctacttccactcaggaatctcaatcttctgaaacaaaccaccaggtctctgatgctcgtactttacctgctaacaattcaaacaccgagccacatacacAACAATATTcttctttatcctcctccaccaataactGACGCAAGTCCTAGTATATCTTAGTGGcgctcggatgaatagaatatcgggaactatgggcctcctctaaaattaactcgcgaagtccatctacattagtCACACAAATATGATCCTGCATCATCAagactccatcatctccaattgtaacctgcttggcacctccgtgctgcactgacaagcaaatgaggatcttCATACtatcgatctcggatacgctcaaataatgaagaacgagcgactgtgcaagctaaaatacggctgggctcagaaacatccaacctcacgaactgattggctaaagcttgaacatccaaagcaagcggcctctcaccgaccggaatatacgcaaggctacccaaactggctgacttcctactcaaagcattggccactacattggccttccccggatgatacaagatgatgatatcatagtctttcaacagctccaaccaccttatcTGCCTCAAAGTtagctccttcttcttgaacaagtattgcaaactcttgtgatccgtgaacacctcacatgacacgctatataaataatgcctccaaatcttcagcgcatgaacaatggctgctagctccaaatcatgaactggataattcttctcgtgaatcttcaacttccGCGaatcatatgcaataaccttgtcattctgcatcaacaccgcaccaagtccaatacgagatgcatcacaatatactgtatatggccctgaacctgtgggcaaaaccaacactggtgtcgtagtcaaagctatcttgagcttctaaaagctcgcctcacactcatccgaccacttgaactgggcacccttctggatcaacctggtcatcggggctgcaatagatgaaaacccttccacaaaccgacggtaatagcccaccaaacccaagaaactccggatctctgtggTTGATGTgtgtctaggccagtccttgactgccgtaatcttcttaggatccaccttaataccctctgcCGATACAATATGACCCGAGAATGCAACTGAActaaaccaaaactcacacttcaaaaacttatcatacaactgactatccctcagagtttgaagaatgactcgaagatgctgcacgtgctcctcccgactgtgggaatagatcaaaatatcatcaataaagacaatcacgaaggaatccaaataaggcttgaacactctattcatcaaatccatgaaagttgttggggcattggtaaacccgaacgacatcactaagaactcataatgcctgtactgAGTGTGGAAacctgtcttagggacatcggatgccctaatcctcaactgatgttagccagatctcaaatcaatcttcgaaaataccttggcaccctgaagttaatcaaacaaatcatcaatcctcggcaatggatacttgttcttgatgttcactttgttcaactaccgataatctatgcacattctcatagacccatccttcttcttaacgaacaataccggtgcaccccaaggcgagacctCGGTCTAATAAAGCttttatccagcaagtcctgcaactgttcttttaattctttcaactctggcggggccatgcgatatggaagaatagaaatgggctgagtgcttggagccaaatcaatgcaaaagtcaatgtccctgtcgggtggcatccccattaggtctgaaggaaatacctctggaaactcgcAAACAACAGGCAgataatccatagaaggaacctcagtattagaatcacgaacatacgccaaataggccaagcatcccttatcaaccatacgtcAAGCCTTCATATATAAGATAACCCTGCTGATAGAATgtctaggagtccctctctactccaaacgaggcaaacccggtaattctaaggtcacggtcttggcataaCAGTCCAATATAGTatgataaggggataaccaatccatccccagaataacatcgaaatccaccatatcaggaagtaggagatctacatgggtctcaagacccccaataatgacCATGCAAGCGCGATAAACATGAT
Proteins encoded:
- the LOC138868912 gene encoding uncharacterized protein, whose protein sequence is MLELPKYNGTSDPNEHVTIYACTVKGNDIKNDEIESVLLKKFGETLSKGAMMWYHNLAPNSIDSFAMLADFFVKAHAGAIKAAKRKSDVFKIKQRENEMLREFVSHFQMERMEMPPVSVDWVVQAFTQGLNK